GTTTTGTCAATTAGAGAATGACCGAATGACTGACAATTTCTACGGATTCCTTTAACTTTGAACCCTCAATGGCAAATTTAGCATTCACACATTAATATTCACTCATTCACTAATTCAAAATTCACTCATTAAACATATGTCACTTAAAAGTCAGGTTGAATCAGGCATTAAAGATGCCATGCGGGCCAAAGATCAGGATACATTACGTGCATTGCGCGCTATTAAGTCACTTATACTGCTGGACGAAACAAAGGGCGGCGGAACAGGCGAATTGACTGCGGATGACGAACTTAAACTGTTGACCAAAGCGGCCAAGCAACGCAGAGAGTCGGCTGATATTTACAAGGCGCAGGGCCGTCCTGACCTCCTTGAAAAAGAAGAAGCTGAACTGGCCGTGATCGAGCAATTCCTTCCGAAACAACTGACCGAAGATGAGGTGAAAGCCAAATTACAGGAAATTATTGCGCGGGTAGGGGCAGCCGGGCCTTCTGATATGGGTAAAGTAATGGGCGTAGCAACGAAAGAACTGGCCGGACAAGCTGACGGCAGAGTAGTGTCTACATTAGTGAAGGGATTATTGGCATGAAGTTACTGGATGTGCTCATCCTCATTCCCCTGCTCTGGGGAGCATTACATGGTTACCGCAAAGGCTTATTGATTGAAATAATTGGTATTGCAGGCCTCGTGGTAGCCATGATATTGGGTTTCAAGTTTCTGGGAT
The genomic region above belongs to Dyadobacter pollutisoli and contains:
- a CDS encoding GatB/YqeY domain-containing protein, with the translated sequence MSLKSQVESGIKDAMRAKDQDTLRALRAIKSLILLDETKGGGTGELTADDELKLLTKAAKQRRESADIYKAQGRPDLLEKEEAELAVIEQFLPKQLTEDEVKAKLQEIIARVGAAGPSDMGKVMGVATKELAGQADGRVVSTLVKGLLA